From Ictidomys tridecemlineatus isolate mIctTri1 chromosome 2, mIctTri1.hap1, whole genome shotgun sequence, the proteins below share one genomic window:
- the Yjefn3 gene encoding yjeF N-terminal domain-containing protein 3 isoform X1, with protein sequence MCLKDSGDQETRCAHPHTLAMSSAVGPDPAETPEERSFLSTAEAAALERELLEDYRFGRQQLVELCGHASAVAVTKVFPLPALSRKQRTVLVVCGPEQNGAVGLVCARHLRVFEYEPTIFYPTRSLDLLHQDLTTQCEKMDIPFLSYLPTEVQLINDAYGLVVDAVLGPGVEPSEVGGPCTRALATLKLLSIPLVSLDIPSGWDAETGGDAEDGLRPDVLVSLAAPKRCAGRFSGRHHFVAGRFVPDDVRRKFALRLPGYTGTDCVAAL encoded by the exons ATGTGCTTAAAAGACAGTGGCGACCAAGAGACCCGCTGCGCACACCCGCACACCTTGGCCATGAGCAGTGCGGTGGGTCCAGACCCGGCGGAGACGCCTGAGGAGCGGAGTTTCCTCAG CACGGCGGAGGCAGCTGCCCTGGAGCGGGAGCTGCTGGAGGATTATCGCTTTGGGCGGCAGCAGCTAGTGGAGTTGTGCGGGCATGCTAGTGCCGTGGCTGTGACCAAG GTGTTCCCTTTGCCTGCTCtctccaggaagcagaggacaGTGTTGGTGGTGTGTGGCCCGGAGCAGAATGGAGCAGTGGGGCTGGTCTGTGCCCGGCACCTGCGGGTGTTT GAGTACGAACCAACCATCTTCTACCCCACACGCTCGCTGGACCTGCTGCACCAGGACCTCACCACACAGTGTGAGAAGATGGATATCCCCTTCCTCTCCTACTTGCCTACGGAG GTGCAGCTCATTAATGACGCCTATGGGCTGGTCGTGGACGCTGTGCTGGGTCCTGGTGTGGAGCCAAGTGAGGTCGGGGGCCCCTGCACCCGTGCACTGGCCACACTAAAGCTGCTGTCCATCCCCCTCGTGAGCCTGGACATTCCCTCAG GCTGGGACGCGGAGACCGGCGGCGACGCTGAAGACGGGCTGCGGCCAGACGTGCTGGTGTCGCTCGCAGCGCCCAAGCGCTGCGCCGGCCGCTTCTCAGGGCGCCACCACTTCGTGGCCGGCCGGTTCGTGCCCGACGACGTGCGCCGCAAGTTCGCCCTGCGCCTGCCGGGATACACAGGCACCGACTGCGTCGCGGCCCTCTGA
- the Yjefn3 gene encoding yjeF N-terminal domain-containing protein 3 isoform X2: MCLKDSGDQETRCAHPHTLAMSSAVGPDPAETPEERSFLSTAEAAALERELLEDYRFGRQQLVELCGHASAVAVTKVFPLPALSRKQRTVLVVCGPEQNGAVGLVCARHLRVFDLTTQCEKMDIPFLSYLPTEVQLINDAYGLVVDAVLGPGVEPSEVGGPCTRALATLKLLSIPLVSLDIPSGWDAETGGDAEDGLRPDVLVSLAAPKRCAGRFSGRHHFVAGRFVPDDVRRKFALRLPGYTGTDCVAAL, from the exons ATGTGCTTAAAAGACAGTGGCGACCAAGAGACCCGCTGCGCACACCCGCACACCTTGGCCATGAGCAGTGCGGTGGGTCCAGACCCGGCGGAGACGCCTGAGGAGCGGAGTTTCCTCAG CACGGCGGAGGCAGCTGCCCTGGAGCGGGAGCTGCTGGAGGATTATCGCTTTGGGCGGCAGCAGCTAGTGGAGTTGTGCGGGCATGCTAGTGCCGTGGCTGTGACCAAG GTGTTCCCTTTGCCTGCTCtctccaggaagcagaggacaGTGTTGGTGGTGTGTGGCCCGGAGCAGAATGGAGCAGTGGGGCTGGTCTGTGCCCGGCACCTGCGGGTGTTT GACCTCACCACACAGTGTGAGAAGATGGATATCCCCTTCCTCTCCTACTTGCCTACGGAG GTGCAGCTCATTAATGACGCCTATGGGCTGGTCGTGGACGCTGTGCTGGGTCCTGGTGTGGAGCCAAGTGAGGTCGGGGGCCCCTGCACCCGTGCACTGGCCACACTAAAGCTGCTGTCCATCCCCCTCGTGAGCCTGGACATTCCCTCAG GCTGGGACGCGGAGACCGGCGGCGACGCTGAAGACGGGCTGCGGCCAGACGTGCTGGTGTCGCTCGCAGCGCCCAAGCGCTGCGCCGGCCGCTTCTCAGGGCGCCACCACTTCGTGGCCGGCCGGTTCGTGCCCGACGACGTGCGCCGCAAGTTCGCCCTGCGCCTGCCGGGATACACAGGCACCGACTGCGTCGCGGCCCTCTGA
- the Yjefn3 gene encoding yjeF N-terminal domain-containing protein 3 isoform X3, whose translation MQKASTAEAAALERELLEDYRFGRQQLVELCGHASAVAVTKVFPLPALSRKQRTVLVVCGPEQNGAVGLVCARHLRVFEYEPTIFYPTRSLDLLHQDLTTQCEKMDIPFLSYLPTEVQLINDAYGLVVDAVLGPGVEPSEVGGPCTRALATLKLLSIPLVSLDIPSGWDAETGGDAEDGLRPDVLVSLAAPKRCAGRFSGRHHFVAGRFVPDDVRRKFALRLPGYTGTDCVAAL comes from the exons ATGCAGAAGGCCAG CACGGCGGAGGCAGCTGCCCTGGAGCGGGAGCTGCTGGAGGATTATCGCTTTGGGCGGCAGCAGCTAGTGGAGTTGTGCGGGCATGCTAGTGCCGTGGCTGTGACCAAG GTGTTCCCTTTGCCTGCTCtctccaggaagcagaggacaGTGTTGGTGGTGTGTGGCCCGGAGCAGAATGGAGCAGTGGGGCTGGTCTGTGCCCGGCACCTGCGGGTGTTT GAGTACGAACCAACCATCTTCTACCCCACACGCTCGCTGGACCTGCTGCACCAGGACCTCACCACACAGTGTGAGAAGATGGATATCCCCTTCCTCTCCTACTTGCCTACGGAG GTGCAGCTCATTAATGACGCCTATGGGCTGGTCGTGGACGCTGTGCTGGGTCCTGGTGTGGAGCCAAGTGAGGTCGGGGGCCCCTGCACCCGTGCACTGGCCACACTAAAGCTGCTGTCCATCCCCCTCGTGAGCCTGGACATTCCCTCAG GCTGGGACGCGGAGACCGGCGGCGACGCTGAAGACGGGCTGCGGCCAGACGTGCTGGTGTCGCTCGCAGCGCCCAAGCGCTGCGCCGGCCGCTTCTCAGGGCGCCACCACTTCGTGGCCGGCCGGTTCGTGCCCGACGACGTGCGCCGCAAGTTCGCCCTGCGCCTGCCGGGATACACAGGCACCGACTGCGTCGCGGCCCTCTGA